In Rhineura floridana isolate rRhiFlo1 chromosome 1, rRhiFlo1.hap2, whole genome shotgun sequence, the following proteins share a genomic window:
- the LOC133367388 gene encoding probable 2-ketogluconate reductase isoform X2, producing the protein MEGEHEHPYALINVIGGIDGVYEDHVEFLEKHLKLVTMKEFIENKQVLSHKIKAIFMWIHKPVVDRELLQSLPNLKVIANSGVGVDHLDLKLISSFGVKVANTPFAISKSTADLGIALMLASARRIVEGHQIAVSPDTKHFMGDWLGEEITSATLGIIGMGSVGYKVAQRAKAFEMKILYHNRNRRNEVDEQDVGAVYCQKMEDLLQQSDFVILVVTLTPQTYKLIGKKELELMKSTATIINISRGQVVDQDSLVNALKNGVIKAAALDVTYPEPLPRDHALLHLKNVIISPHIGSATSQTRCLMMKNMVESILAGVNGLPVPNEVHV; encoded by the exons ATGGAGGGAGAACACGAACATCCCTATGCACTAATAAATGTTATAGGAGGCATAGATGGAGTATATGAAGATCACGTGGAGTTCCTGGAGAAACATCTTAAACTCGTTACCATGAAGGAATTTATTGAAAACAAGCAAGTTCTCAGTCATAAAATCAAAGCAATTTTTATGTGGATTCACAAACCAGTAGTTGACAGGGAGCTCCTGCAAAGCTTGCCTAATTTAAAGGTGATTGCAAACTCTGGTGTAGGAGTGGATCACCTGGACCTAAAACTGATCTCCAGCTTTGGTGTGAAAGTAGCTAACACCCCATTTGCCATTTCCAAATCAACAGCAGACTTGGGGATAGCTTTGATGCTGGCTTCTGCTAGGAGGATTGTGGAAG gtcatcaaattgcagtttctccTGACACTAAACATTTTATGGGTGACTGGTTAGGAGAAGAAATTACCAGTGCAACTTTGGGGATCATCGGAATGGGTTCTGTTGGGTATAAAGTGGCCCAGAGAGCCAAAGCCTTTGAAATGAAAATTCTTTATCACAACAGGAACCGGAG AAATGAAGTTGATGAACAGGATGTTGGTGCTGTTTATTGCCAAAAGATGGAAGACTTACTCCAGCAATCTGACTTTGTGATATTGGTTGTGACCTTGACGCCTCAAACATACAAGCTGATTGGAAAAAAGGAACTAGAGCTCATGAAATCCACAGCTACTATTATCAACATCAGTAGAG GTCAAGTGGTTGATCAAGACTCATTAGTGAACGCATTGAAAAATGGAGTTATTAAGGCTGCCGCTTTGGATGTAACATACCCCGAGCCATTGCCAAG aGATCATGCTTTATTACATTTAAAGAATGTAATAATAAGTCCTCACATTGGAAGTGCAACTTCACAGACTCGTTGCCTTATGATGAAAAACATGGTTGAAAGTATCCTGGCTGGTGTCAATGGTCTTCCAGTTCCTAATGAAGTACACGTGTAA
- the LOC133367388 gene encoding probable 2-ketogluconate reductase isoform X1 — MTMEGEHEHPYALINVIGGIDGVYEDHVEFLEKHLKLVTMKEFIENKQVLSHKIKAIFMWIHKPVVDRELLQSLPNLKVIANSGVGVDHLDLKLISSFGVKVANTPFAISKSTADLGIALMLASARRIVEGHQIAVSPDTKHFMGDWLGEEITSATLGIIGMGSVGYKVAQRAKAFEMKILYHNRNRRNEVDEQDVGAVYCQKMEDLLQQSDFVILVVTLTPQTYKLIGKKELELMKSTATIINISRGQVVDQDSLVNALKNGVIKAAALDVTYPEPLPRDHALLHLKNVIISPHIGSATSQTRCLMMKNMVESILAGVNGLPVPNEVHV, encoded by the exons ACCATGGAGGGAGAACACGAACATCCCTATGCACTAATAAATGTTATAGGAGGCATAGATGGAGTATATGAAGATCACGTGGAGTTCCTGGAGAAACATCTTAAACTCGTTACCATGAAGGAATTTATTGAAAACAAGCAAGTTCTCAGTCATAAAATCAAAGCAATTTTTATGTGGATTCACAAACCAGTAGTTGACAGGGAGCTCCTGCAAAGCTTGCCTAATTTAAAGGTGATTGCAAACTCTGGTGTAGGAGTGGATCACCTGGACCTAAAACTGATCTCCAGCTTTGGTGTGAAAGTAGCTAACACCCCATTTGCCATTTCCAAATCAACAGCAGACTTGGGGATAGCTTTGATGCTGGCTTCTGCTAGGAGGATTGTGGAAG gtcatcaaattgcagtttctccTGACACTAAACATTTTATGGGTGACTGGTTAGGAGAAGAAATTACCAGTGCAACTTTGGGGATCATCGGAATGGGTTCTGTTGGGTATAAAGTGGCCCAGAGAGCCAAAGCCTTTGAAATGAAAATTCTTTATCACAACAGGAACCGGAG AAATGAAGTTGATGAACAGGATGTTGGTGCTGTTTATTGCCAAAAGATGGAAGACTTACTCCAGCAATCTGACTTTGTGATATTGGTTGTGACCTTGACGCCTCAAACATACAAGCTGATTGGAAAAAAGGAACTAGAGCTCATGAAATCCACAGCTACTATTATCAACATCAGTAGAG GTCAAGTGGTTGATCAAGACTCATTAGTGAACGCATTGAAAAATGGAGTTATTAAGGCTGCCGCTTTGGATGTAACATACCCCGAGCCATTGCCAAG aGATCATGCTTTATTACATTTAAAGAATGTAATAATAAGTCCTCACATTGGAAGTGCAACTTCACAGACTCGTTGCCTTATGATGAAAAACATGGTTGAAAGTATCCTGGCTGGTGTCAATGGTCTTCCAGTTCCTAATGAAGTACACGTGTAA